From one Lotus japonicus ecotype B-129 chromosome 3, LjGifu_v1.2 genomic stretch:
- the LOC130748165 gene encoding uncharacterized protein LOC130748165, with protein MATATVKRIGVVGGGQMGSGIAQVAAMHGVDVCLFDVDPQALSKASSSISNSINRLVSKSHLSQVAGADALKRLRFTSDLEEFRDADFVIEAIVESEDVKKTLFVQLDKIVKSSAILASNTSSISITRLASSTCRPSQVIGMHFMNPPPLMKLIEIVRGADTSDETFAATKALSERLGKTVITSQDYSGFIVNRILMPMINEAFFTLYTGVATKEDIDTGMKLGTNHPMGPLELADFIGLDVCLSIMKVLHAGLGDNKYAPCPLLVQYVDAGRLGRKRGIGVYDYLKSSSRL; from the exons ATGGCAACAGCGACGGTGAAGAGAATCGGAGTGGTTGGCGGAGGCCAAATGGGTTCCGGAATAGCCCAAGTCGCCGCCATGCACGGCGTCGACGTTTGCCTCTTCGATGTCGACCCTCAAGCTCTTTCCAAAGCTTCCTCTTCCATCTCTAACTCCATCAACCGTCTCGTTTCCAAATCACACCTCTCTCAG GTGGCAGGTGCTGATGCTTTGAAACGGCTGCGTTTTACCTCGGATTTGGAAGAGTTTCGTGATGCTGATTTTGTCATTGAAGCTATTGTGGAATCTGAAGATGTGAAGAAAACCTTGTTTGTTCAACTGGACAAGATTGTTAAGAGTTCTGCGATTCTGGCATCGAACACGAGTTCAATCTCCATTACTCGCCTAGCATCTTCTACATGCAGGCCAAGCCAG GTGATAGGGATGCATTTTATGAATCCTCCGCCTTTGATGAAGCTGATTGAGATTGTGCGTGGTGCGGACACTTCTGATGAGACTTTTGCTGCGACGAAAGCACTGTCAGAGAG GCTCGGGAAGACAGTAATAACCTCCCAGGATTATTCAGGCTTTATAGTAAATCGGATCCTTATGCCAATGATAAATGAAGCATTTTTTACTCTCTACACTGGTGTTGCAACCAAAGAGGATATTGATACCGGGATGAAGCTGGGTACTAACCATCCAATGGGTCCTTTAGAGCTAGCTGACTTCATTGGATTGGATGTGTGCTTGTCAATAATGAAAGTTCTTCACGCTGGTCTTGGGGACAATAAATACGCACCCTGCCCTCTACTTGTGCAGTATGTTGATGCTGGCCGGCTTGGAAGAAAACGTGGCATTGGCGTCTATGACTACCTAAAATCATCTTCTCGTCTCTAA
- the LOC130748163 gene encoding anthocyanidin 3-O-glucosyltransferase 5-like — protein sequence MEDMQNQPPHVVLFSSPGLGHLIPIIELGKRFLRHHNFKVTILAVTFQASNAEAEVLRSSLCDVIEIPPPDLPAGAGAALATRLCMTMRAAVPAIRAALSTMQLRPSAFIVDIFGTDSLPVAAELNIRKFVYVTSHAWFLSLLVYLSVLDEIIEGQYVDQNKPLTIPGSSPVRPEDVFDPMQDRNDMQYSECLTLGKAIPRSDGVLVNTWEELQCRDLEALRDQNLMGRVLKVPVYAVGPIMREPDSETGWDSGWVVQWLDKQPRDSVVYVLFGSGGTMSYEQMREIAFGLELSEQRFVWVVRAPTEGVTDAAYLTMGRGTSDDWDGVLPEGFVERTWEVGLVVPQWAPQVTVLRHSSVGAFLSHCGWGSTLESVMSGVPMIAWPLYAEQRMNATLLAEELGVAVRTKELPTKKVVRREEIASMVREVIQLRDGRISAVTKRVKEIKHSAEKALSPGGSSHTALAQVAKIIIGG from the coding sequence ATGGAAGACATGCAGAACCAACCACCACACGTGGTTCTTTTTTCCAGTCCTGGTTTGGGCCACCTCATCCCCATCATCGAGCTCGGCAAGCGCTTCCTCCGTCACCACAACTTCAAAGTCACCATCCTCGCCGTCACTTTCCAAGCCTCCAACGCCGAAGCAGAGGTTCTGAGATCATCTCTCTGCGATGTCATCGAGATACCACCGCCTGACCTCCCTGCCGGAGCTGGAGCCGCTCTTGCCACTCGCCTCTGCATGACGATGCGCGCCGCCGTGCCCGCCATCCGAGCAGCGCTCTCCACCATGCAGCTCCGTCCCTCCGCTTTCATTGTTGACATTTTTGGGACAGATTCCTTGCCAGTTGCCGCTGAACTCAATATCCGAAAATTCGTGTACGTGACTTCACATGCTTGGTTTCTGTCGCTGCTCGTGTACTTGTCGGTGCTGGATGAAATAATTGAAGGACAGTATGTGGACCAGAACAAGCCGCTTACAATACCCGGGTCAAGCCCGGTTCGGCCGGAGGACGTTTTCGACCCCATGCAGGACCGGAACGACATGCAGTACTCGGAGTGTCTAACACTAGGAAAAGCAATTCCGAGAAGCGACGGCGTTTTGGTCAATACGTGGGAGGAGCTTCAGTGTAGAGACCTTGAGGCACTAAGAGACCAAAATTTAATGGGTCGGGTCTTGAAGGTCCCGGTCTACGCGGTGGGACCCATCATGAGGGAACCTGATTCGGAAACGGGTTGGGATTCCGGGTGGGTTGTGCAGTGGTTGGACAAACAGCCTAGGGATTCAGTGGTTTACGTGTTGTTCGGAAGCGGAGGAACGATGTCGTATGAGCAAATGAGGGAGATAGCGTTTGGTTTGGAATTGAGCGAGCAGAGGTTTGTTTGGGTGGTGCGCGCGCCCACCGAAGGAGTTACGGACGCGGCTTATTTGACGATGGGGCGTGGAACTAGTGATGATTGGGATGGTGTGTTGCCAGAAGGGTTTGTTGAGAGGACTTGGGAAGTGGGCTTGGTAGTTCCGCAGTGGGCCCCACAAGTAACGGTTTTGAGGCACAGTTCGGTTGGCGCGTTCTTGTCGCACTGCGGGTGGGGTTCAACCCTGGAGAGTGTGATGAGCGGCGTGCCTATGATCGCATGGCCTCTGTATGCTGAGCAAAGGATGAACGCGACGTTGCTGGCGGAGGAGCTAGGCGTGGCGGTGCGAACGAAGGAGCTGCCCACGAAGAAGGTGGTGAGGAGGGAGGAGATAGCGAGCATGGTGAGAGAGGTGATTCAGTTGCGTGACGGAAGGATCAGTGCCGTGACGAAGAGAGTGAAAGAGATCAAGCACAGTGCTGAAAAGGCTTTGTCGCCAGGTGGTTCATCTCACACTGCGCTGGCTCAGGTAGCGAAAATTATTATCGGAGGATGA
- the LOC130748161 gene encoding uncharacterized protein LOC130748161 isoform X1 → MASGSGSDNVIPLAAACEMNEAKRTPIPDPPYDVEKRAIWKSQVFIHISVNGNLRAILGPLKKAKKGRPNSLPEGYEHFHPSIRGDELILAFQPSYRFPFLKDPKRTFRSAPPNPSAGEGAYLRWLDRVEASKSGHWKVTGIFDLIQLSRSPITYNPAMLLSSLFFWERSTNSFHVPFGMLSPTLLDVAAITGLWVVGDDYHSSVAPTNPIAIPTDNIAFSKFIKDHYVENGEVSDAEHVAFLLYWLSAYVFCTKSLRIPAKLLPLANLLHEGRIIAMARLVLGNLYQMINEAIADIRDPKVASLNAAGPFWLLQLWMNAVFEPSLPAKNPPPTVSNTRIDAFRLEALTPPYDASTFEFDFKKYFTLFFELKRFRSSFAPYHKPSYGPRWLRNSYPNLPGSENLSQHQVELWQTILSPRVLTINFASNDFTLCGYNPQLVSRQFGLSQDLPNTLFDKSLILYPGTITKRSVFDTTISYYNEEELLGLSPFSFTPSFYVTQAFKAWWSAYWHDISTPIEDCFQRITNIFLLQRQAPKKTKAEPIPRPTPHASPRVASAIVEVEDDDDDDDVALADKLKIPKSRKRGATPTTSASQKRAKGAGEPSAGNPSPAKSASQREEVQQGGEQGVDEQASNPLLQGTTPIPVEMAQAKKTSGKRSSRKSGSSSSHHSKSSTSSSPLKASGPKIAGQTLDYNNKDSNRDQAMKDQYRASAGD, encoded by the exons ATggcttctggttctggttctgacAATGTCATCCCTTTGGCTGCTGCATGTGAGATGAATGAAGCCAAACGCACTCCCATTCCAGATCCGCCGTATGACGTGGAGAaacgggctatctggaaatcccaggtatttaTTCATATATCTGTGAATGGCAATTTACGTGCCATTTTAGGCCCTTTGAAGAAGGCAAAGAAGGGCAGACCTAACAGTCTCCCTGAGGGCTACGAGCATTTTCACCCCAGCATTCGTGGGGATGAGCTCATTCTTGCATTTCAACCTTCTTACCGCTTCCCttttctgaaagatcccaaaaggactttcaggtctgcgcctcctaacccatctgctggtgaaggagcctatctgagatggctcgacagggtggaggccagtaagtctgggcattggaaagtgactggaattttcgacctcattcagttgtcgaggtcgccgattacttataaccctgctatgcttctgagctctcttttcttttgggagcggtcCACCAATAGCTTTCATGTCCCCTTTGGGATGCTTTCTCCCACTCTTCTCGATGTTGCTGCAATTACTGGCCTCTGGGTGGTGGGTGATGATTACCATTCTTCTGTTGCTCCCACCAATCCTATTGCCATTCCAACAGATAACATTGCTTTCAGTAAGTTTATTAAAGATCactatgtcgagaatggtgaagtctctgatgctgagcatgtcgcgtttctactgtattggctttctgcttatgtgttctgcaccaagtctttgaggattccggctaaactccttcctttagccaatctgttacacgagggtcgaattatcgccatggccaggctcgtgctcggtaatctctaccaaatgatcaatgaagcgATAGCTGACATTCGAGATCCTAAGGTTgcgtctttgaatgcagctggtcctttctggcttcttcagctctggatgaatgcggttttcgagCCATCTCTTCCAGCCAAGAACCCTCCTCCTACGGTGTCTAACACAAGGATCGATGCTTTCAGGCTTGAGGCTCTCACCCCTCCTTATGATGCTTCCACGTTCGAGTTTGACTTCAAGAAGTATTTTACCCTGTTTTTCGAGCTGAAGCGTTTCCGCTCGAGCTTTGCACCGTACCACAAACCTTCTtatggccctcggtggctaaggaaCTCTTACCCCAATCTTCCTGGCTCAGAGAACCTCTCTCAGCATCAAGTCGAGCTTTGGCAGACTATATTGTCTCCCAGGGTGTTAACCATCAACTTTGCCAGTAATGATTTTACTCTTTGCGGTTacaatcctcagcttgtgtctcgacagtttgggctgagtcaagatttgcccaataccttgttcgacaaatccctcATCCTCTATCCTGGTACCATCACCAAACGTAGTGTTTTCGACACTACCATTAGTTACTATAACGAGGAGGAGCTACTTGGTCTTAGTCCTTTCAGTTTCACTCCATCCTTTTACGTCACCCAGGCGTTCAAGGCTtggtggtctgcttattggcatgatatttcgacgccaattgaggattgcttccagcgcataacaaacatttttcttttgcagaggcaggccccaaagaaaactaaag cTGAACCAATTCCTCGACCGACCCCTCATGCTTCTCCTCGGGTGGCTTCTGCGATTGTTGaagtggaggatgatgatgatgatgatgacgttgccttggctgataagctcaagatTCCTAAG agtcgaaaacggggGGCCACCCCTACTACTTCTGCGAGCCAAAAGAGGGCTAAAGGTGCTGGTGAACCTTCTGCGGGCAATCCCTCCCCTGCTAAATCAGCCAGTCAACGTGAGGAAGTGCAGCAAGGTGGTGAACAAGGTGTTGATGAGCAGGCTTCTAATCCTCTGCTTCAAGGTACTACACCgattcctgtcgagatggctcaAGCCAAGAAGACCTCCGGGAAAAGGTCTAGTCGCAAATCTGGTAGCTCCTCTTCCCACCATTCTAAAAGTTCAACCAGTTCCAGCCCCCTCAAAGCATCTGGCCCTAAG ATTGCAGGACAAACCCTAGATTACAACAACAAGGACTCAAACCGGGATCAAGCAATGAAAGACCAATATAGGGCATCTGCCGGGGACTGA
- the LOC130748161 gene encoding uncharacterized protein LOC130748161 isoform X2, producing the protein MASGSGSDNVIPLAAACEMNEAKRTPIPDPPYDVEKRAIWKSQVFIHISVNGNLRAILGPLKKAKKGRPNSLPEGYEHFHPSIRGDELILAFQPSYRFPFLKDPKRTFRSAPPNPSAGEGAYLRWLDRVEASKSGHWKVTGIFDLIQLSRSPITYNPAMLLSSLFFWERSTNSFHVPFGMLSPTLLDVAAITGLWVVGDDYHSSVAPTNPIAIPTDNIAFSKFIKDHYVENGEVSDAEHVAFLLYWLSAYVFCTKSLRIPAKLLPLANLLHEGRIIAMARLVLGNLYQMINEAIADIRDPKVASLNAAGPFWLLQLWMNAVFEPSLPAKNPPPTVSNTRIDAFRLEALTPPYDASTFEFDFKKYFTLFFELKRFRSSFAPYHKPSYGPRWLRNSYPNLPGSENLSQHQVELWQTILSPRVLTINFASNDFTLCGYNPQLVSRQFGLSQDLPNTLFDKSLILYPGTITKRSVFDTTISYYNEEELLGLSPFSFTPSFYVTQAFKAWWSAYWHDISTPIEDCFQRITNIFLLQRQAPKKTKAEPIPRPTPHASPRVASAIVEVEDDDDDDDVALADKLKIPKSRKRGATPTTSASQKRAKGAGEPSAGNPSPAKSASQREEVQQGGEQGVDEQASNPLLQGTTPIPVEMAQAKKTSGKRSSRKSGSSSSHHSKSSTSSSPLKASGPKDM; encoded by the exons ATggcttctggttctggttctgacAATGTCATCCCTTTGGCTGCTGCATGTGAGATGAATGAAGCCAAACGCACTCCCATTCCAGATCCGCCGTATGACGTGGAGAaacgggctatctggaaatcccaggtatttaTTCATATATCTGTGAATGGCAATTTACGTGCCATTTTAGGCCCTTTGAAGAAGGCAAAGAAGGGCAGACCTAACAGTCTCCCTGAGGGCTACGAGCATTTTCACCCCAGCATTCGTGGGGATGAGCTCATTCTTGCATTTCAACCTTCTTACCGCTTCCCttttctgaaagatcccaaaaggactttcaggtctgcgcctcctaacccatctgctggtgaaggagcctatctgagatggctcgacagggtggaggccagtaagtctgggcattggaaagtgactggaattttcgacctcattcagttgtcgaggtcgccgattacttataaccctgctatgcttctgagctctcttttcttttgggagcggtcCACCAATAGCTTTCATGTCCCCTTTGGGATGCTTTCTCCCACTCTTCTCGATGTTGCTGCAATTACTGGCCTCTGGGTGGTGGGTGATGATTACCATTCTTCTGTTGCTCCCACCAATCCTATTGCCATTCCAACAGATAACATTGCTTTCAGTAAGTTTATTAAAGATCactatgtcgagaatggtgaagtctctgatgctgagcatgtcgcgtttctactgtattggctttctgcttatgtgttctgcaccaagtctttgaggattccggctaaactccttcctttagccaatctgttacacgagggtcgaattatcgccatggccaggctcgtgctcggtaatctctaccaaatgatcaatgaagcgATAGCTGACATTCGAGATCCTAAGGTTgcgtctttgaatgcagctggtcctttctggcttcttcagctctggatgaatgcggttttcgagCCATCTCTTCCAGCCAAGAACCCTCCTCCTACGGTGTCTAACACAAGGATCGATGCTTTCAGGCTTGAGGCTCTCACCCCTCCTTATGATGCTTCCACGTTCGAGTTTGACTTCAAGAAGTATTTTACCCTGTTTTTCGAGCTGAAGCGTTTCCGCTCGAGCTTTGCACCGTACCACAAACCTTCTtatggccctcggtggctaaggaaCTCTTACCCCAATCTTCCTGGCTCAGAGAACCTCTCTCAGCATCAAGTCGAGCTTTGGCAGACTATATTGTCTCCCAGGGTGTTAACCATCAACTTTGCCAGTAATGATTTTACTCTTTGCGGTTacaatcctcagcttgtgtctcgacagtttgggctgagtcaagatttgcccaataccttgttcgacaaatccctcATCCTCTATCCTGGTACCATCACCAAACGTAGTGTTTTCGACACTACCATTAGTTACTATAACGAGGAGGAGCTACTTGGTCTTAGTCCTTTCAGTTTCACTCCATCCTTTTACGTCACCCAGGCGTTCAAGGCTtggtggtctgcttattggcatgatatttcgacgccaattgaggattgcttccagcgcataacaaacatttttcttttgcagaggcaggccccaaagaaaactaaag cTGAACCAATTCCTCGACCGACCCCTCATGCTTCTCCTCGGGTGGCTTCTGCGATTGTTGaagtggaggatgatgatgatgatgatgacgttgccttggctgataagctcaagatTCCTAAG agtcgaaaacggggGGCCACCCCTACTACTTCTGCGAGCCAAAAGAGGGCTAAAGGTGCTGGTGAACCTTCTGCGGGCAATCCCTCCCCTGCTAAATCAGCCAGTCAACGTGAGGAAGTGCAGCAAGGTGGTGAACAAGGTGTTGATGAGCAGGCTTCTAATCCTCTGCTTCAAGGTACTACACCgattcctgtcgagatggctcaAGCCAAGAAGACCTCCGGGAAAAGGTCTAGTCGCAAATCTGGTAGCTCCTCTTCCCACCATTCTAAAAGTTCAACCAGTTCCAGCCCCCTCAAAGCATCTGGCCCTAAG GATATGTAG
- the LOC130748164 gene encoding anthocyanidin 3-O-glucosyltransferase 5-like encodes MEDLHKHNKVQPHLVLLSSPGLGHLIPIIELGKRFLRHPNFKVTILAVTSQTSDAEAEVLRSSLCDIINIPAPDIPVLTGATVVTRLCVTMRAAVPAIRAALSSMQLRPSAFIVDIFGTDSLPVAVELNIPKFVYVASHAWFLSLVVYLPVLDEIIEGQYVDQKEPLKIPGSSPVRPEDVFDPMLDRNDMQYSECLTLGKAIPRSDGVLVNTWEELQCRDLEALRDQNLMVLKVPVYAVGPIMREPDSETGWDSGWVVQWLDKQPRESVVYVSFGSGGTMSFEQMREIAFGLELSEQRFVWVVRAPTERAADAAFFTTGRGSSDGWSGVLPEGFVERTREVGLLVPQWAPQATILKHRSVGAFLSHCGWGSTLESVTNGVPMIAWPLYAEQRMNATLLAEELGVAVRTKVLPTKKVVAREEVAGMVKDIIGRSNAVADRVREIKRSAEKALSPGGSSNVALAQVAKMIEG; translated from the coding sequence ATGGAGGACTTGCACAAGCACAACAAAGTCCAACCACACCTGGTTCTGCTATCCAGCCCAGGTTTGGGCCACCTCATCCCCATCATCGAGCTCGGCAAGCGCTTCCTCCGTCACCCCAACTTCAAAGTCACCATCCTCGCCGTCACTTCCCAAACCTCCGACGCCGAAGCCGAGGTCCTCAGATCATCCCTCTGCGACATCATTAATATACCAGCCCCGGACATCCCTGTCCTCACTGGAGCCACCGTCGTCACTCGCCTCTGCGTGACGATGCGTGCCGCCGTGCCCGCCATCCGAGCGGCGCTCTCCAGCATGCAACTCCGTCCCTCCGCATTCATTGTTGACATTTTCGGGACAGATTCTCTGCCCGTCGCTGTAGAACTCAACATCCCGAAATTCGTCTATGTGGCCTCACACGCTTGGTTTCTGTCGCTGGTCGTGTACTTGCCCGTGCTGGATGAAATAATTGAAGGACAATACGTGGATCAGAAAGAACCTCTTAAAATACCTGGGTCAAGCCCGGTTCGACCGGAGGACGTTTTTGACCCAATGCTGGACCGGAACGACATGCAGTACTCGGAGTGTCTAACACTAGGAAAAGCAATTCCGAGAAGCGACGGCGTTTTGGTCAATACGTGGGAGGAGCTTCAGTGTAGAGACCTTGAGGCACTAAGAGACCAAAATTTAATGGTCTTGAAGGTCCCGGTCTATGCGGTGGGACCCATCATGAGGGAACCCGATTCGGAAACGGGTTGGGATTCCGGGTGGGTTGTGCAGTGGTTGGACAAACAGCCGAGGGAGTCGGTGGTTTACGTGTCGTTTGGAAGCGGAGGAACAATGTCGTTTGAGCAGATGAGGGAGATAGCGTTCGGTTTGGAATTGAGTGAGCAGAGGTTTGTTTGGGTGGTGCGCGCGCCCACGGAACGAGCTGCAGACGCGGCGTTTTTCACGACAGGGCGTGGAAGTAGTGATGGTTGGAGTGGTGTGTTGCCAGAAGGTTTTGTTGAGAGGACGCGAGAAGTGGGGTTGTTAGTTCCGCAGTGGGCCCCACAGGCAACAATTTTAAAGCACCGCTCGGTAGGTGCATTCTTGTCGCACTGTGGGTGGGGTTCGACGTTGGAGAGCGTGACAAATGGCGTGCCGATGATTGCGTGGCCGCTGTATGCGGAGCAAAGGATGAACGCGACGTTGTTGGCGGAGGAGCTGGGTGTGGCAGTGCGGACGAAGGTGCTACCCACGAAGAAGGTGGTGGCGAGGGAGGAGGTAGCGGGCATGGTGAAAGATATTATCGGAAGGAGCAACGCCGTGGCGGACAGAGTTAGAGAGATCAAGCGTAGCGCTGAAAAAGCTTTGTCGCCAGGTGGTTCATCCAATGTCGCGCTAGCTCAAGTAGCGAAAATGATCGAAGGATGA
- the LOC130745370 gene encoding early nodulin-like protein 4 codes for MEFQRPLCLLFLLFSLLPSSQAHKFYVGGSKGWIPNPSESYTLWAGRNRFQIKDTIVFKYTKGSDSVLEVKKEDFDNCNKANPIKKFEDGDTEFTFDRSGPFYFISGKYGNCEKGQKMILVVISPRGTQPPPSPPPKSSPSPSPKASPPSGSPPTAGEPSPAGTPPSVLPSPAGAPVPAGGPSAGTPPSASTSPSPSPVSAPPAASPAPGAESPSSSPTSNSPAGGPTATSPSPAGDSPAGGPPAPSPTTGDTPPSASGPDVSPSGTQSSLPADTPSSSSNNSTAPPPGNGGSSVVPSSFLHYSVTIVVGAALLYGTVLV; via the exons ATGGAGTTTCAAAGACCACTATGTCTCTTGTtccttctcttttctcttctcccaAGCTCCCAAGCCCATAAATTCTACGTTGGTGGAAGCAAAGGTTGGATCCCAAACCCTTCGGAGAGTTACACCCTATGGGCTGGAAGAAACAGGTTCCAAATCAAGGACACCATTG TTTTTAAGTACACCAAGGGTTCAGATTCTGTGTTGGAAGTGAAGAAAGAGGACTTTGACAATTGCAATAAGGCAAACCCCATCAAGAAGTTTGAAGATGGTGACACAGAATTCACGTTTGATCGATCAGGACCATTTTACTTCATCAGTGGAAAATATGGAAACTGTGAAAAGGGTCAAAAGATGATCCTGGTGGTTATATCACCGCGAGGAACAcaaccaccaccgtcgccgccaccaaaATCTTCACCTTCACCGTCTCCGAAGGCGAGTCCACCATCTGGGTCACCGCCGACCGCCGGCGAACCCTCTCCGGCAGGAACTCCGCCGTCTGTATTGCCTTCTCCGGCGGGAGCTCCAGTACCGGCCGGTGGACCGTCGGCCGGAACTCCTCCGTCTGCATCAacatctccatctccatctccgGTAAGTGCCCCTCCGGCGGCTTCTCCGGCACCGGGAGCTGAATCACCATCTTCGTCTCCGACAAGCAACTCTCCGGCGGGTGGACCTACGGCGACTTCACCTTCTCCGGCGGGAGACTCACCGGCCGGTGGTCCTCCGGCACCATCTCCGACGACAGGTGATACACCGCCATCAGCTTCCGGTCCAGACGTATCGCCTTCCGGTACTCAGTCGTCGCTTCCGGCGGATACTCCGTCGTCATCATCCAACAACTCGACGGCGCCGCCACCGGGAAACGGTGGTTCATCGGTGGTGCCATCAAGCTTTCTGCATTATTCTGTTACCATTGTTGTTGGTGCTGCGTTACTATACGGCACCGTTTTGGTTTGA